A single Callithrix jacchus isolate 240 chromosome 4, calJac240_pri, whole genome shotgun sequence DNA region contains:
- the TUBB gene encoding tubulin beta chain: MREIVHIQAGQCGNQIGAKFWEVISDEHGIDPTGTYHGDSDLQLDRISVYYNEATGGKYVPRAILVDLEPGTMDSVRSGPFGQIFRPDNFVFGQSGAGNNWAKGHYTEGAELVDSVLDVVRKEAESCDCLQGFQLTHSLGGGTGSGMGTLLISKIREEYPDRIMNTFSVVPSPKVSDTVVEPYNATLSVHQLVENTDETYCIDNEALYDICFRTLKLTTPTYGDLNHLVSATMSGVTTCLRFPGQLNADLRKLAVNMVPFPRLHFFMPGFAPLTSRGSQQYRALTVPELTQQVFDAKNMMAACDPRHGRYLTVAAVFRGRMSMKEVDEQMLNVQNKNSSYFVEWIPNNVKTAVCDIPPRGLKMAVTFIGNSTAIQELFKRISEQFTAMFRRKAFLHWYTGEGMDEMEFTEAESNMNDLVSEYQQYQDATAEEEEDFGEEAEEEA, encoded by the exons aTGAGGGAAATCGTGCACATCCAGGCCGGTCAGTGTGGCAACCAGATCGGTGCCAAG TTCTGGGAGGTGATCAGTGATGAACATGGCATCGACCCCACTGGCACCTACCACGGGGACAGTGACCTGCAGCTGGACCGCATCTCCGTGTACTACAATGAAGCCACAG GTGGCAAATATGTTCCTCGTGCCATCCTGGTGGATCTAGAACCTGGGACCATGGACTCTGTTCGCTCAGGTCCTTTTGGCCAGATCTTTAGACCAGACAACTTTGTTTTTG GTCAGTCTGGGGCAGGCAACAACTGGGCCAAAGGCCACTACACAGAGGGGGCCGAGCTGGTTGATTCTGTCCTGGATGTGGTTCGCAAGGAGGCTGAGAGCTGTGACTGCCTTCAGGGCTTCCAGCTGACCCACTCACTGGGTGGGGGCACAGGCTCTGGAATGGGCACTCTCCTTATCAGCAAGATCCGAGAAGAGTACCCTGATCGCATCATGAACACCTTCAGTGTGGTGCCTTCACCCAAAGTATCTGACACCGTGGTCGAGCCCTACAATGCCACCCTTTCTGTCCATCAGTTGGTAGAGAACACTGATGAGACCTATTGCATTGACAACGAGGCCCTCTATGACATCTGCTTCCGCACTCTGAAGCTGACCACACCAACCTACGGGGATCTGAACCACCTCGTCTCAGCCACCATGAGCGGTGTCACCACCTGCCTCCGCTTTCCTGGCCAGCTCAATGCTGACCTCCGCAAGTTAGCAGTTAACATGGTCCCCTTCCCACGTCTCCATTTCTTTATGCCTGGCTTTGCCCCTCTCACCAGCCGTGGAAGCCAGCAGTATCGAGCTCTCACAGTGCCCGAACTCACCCAGCAGGTCTTTGATGCCAAGAACATGATGGCTGCCTGTGACCCCCGTCATGGCCGATACCTCACTGTGGCTGCTGTCTTCCGTGGTCGGATGTCCATGAAGGAGGTCGATGAGCAGATGCTTAACGTGCAGAACAAGAACAGCAGCTACTTTGTGGAATGGATCCCCAACAATGTCAAGACAGCCGTCTGTGACATACCACCTCGTGGCCTCAAGATGGCAGTCACCTTCATCGGCAACAGCACAGCCATCCAGGAGCTCTTCAAGCGCATCTCAGAGCAGTTCACTGCCATGTTCCGCCGGAAGGCCTTCCTCCATTGGTACACAGGCGAGGGCATGGACGAAATGGAGTTCACCGAGGCTGAGAGCAACATGAATGACCTCGTCTCTGAGTATCAGCAGTACCAGGATGCCAccgcagaagaggaggaggatttcggtgaggaggctgaagaggaggcCTAA